DNA from Ancylothrix sp. D3o:
AGCTTTTGGCGGGAGAAAAACATCAAGTTTCCTTTATTTGTCAGGGAGATTTTTCTTCGACAATTATGGATGAAAGGTTGTTGCGGCATATCTTTACAAATTTGCTTTCTAATGCGATTAAATATTCTCCGCAAGGCGGTAAAGTTCAGTTTAAATTAACCGAAAAAATAGCGAGTTTTACCAGAACGGGAGAGTCTCAGCCAGCAAAAAATGCCGTTTTTAGAATTGAAGATCAAGGCATTGGCATTCCTGAAAAAGATATAAAACACTTGTTTGAATCTTTTCACCGAGCAGCCAATGTTGGCACAATTTCGGGTACCGGCCTGGGGTTAGCTATTGTCAAAAAATCCGTAGATTTACATCAAGGCACAATAGAGATAGAAACGAAGCTCGGAGTGGGGACGACTTTTATTGTCATGCTTCCCACCATCCCCCTCAAAACCTAATCTAGGCTCAAAACTTGCTGCTAGATGGCAAAACCAGAAGTGAAGCGGGAGAAAACATCAAACAGAACCTTATTTTTTTCTAACAAGAAAAAAAATTGCCGCAGAAGTGAAAAAGTCTGTGGGCTTGCAAGACGGTCAAATTGTATGCGAAAGTGAAAGAGACCATCTCTGATCGGGAAAAACCTAACCCTCCAACCCCCCTTAGCTTGAAAGCGAAGGGGCGGGGAAGAAGTTTTTTTCTCCCCCTCCCTTAAAAGCGAAGAAAGAAATCTTTCCGCTCCTCCGCTGATAAGAGAGGGGGATAGCTTAAAACTCTTCCAGGTTAAAAAGGAAGATTGAGCGACCACTTTTAGGGTTGATAAAATCAAAAAAGCTTCTTGCTTGGGGCTGTGAGAAATTGATCAAAAATTTTCGTATATTTGCCGAACAATATAAATTATTACAACGCCCTTAAGATTATGGCAAAAATTTTAGTAATAGAAGATGAACTGTCTATCCGCGAAAATATTTTAGAACTGCTGGATATGAGAGAGTTTGACGTCATAGGTGCTGAAAACGGTTCAGTGGGCTTGAAAATGGCAATGGAACAATCGCCCGATTTAATTATTTGTGATGTGACGATGCCAGAAATGGATGGCTATAGTGTTCTCAAAGCCTTGCGAGAAAATCCTTCTACCGCAAATATTCCCTTTATTTTTTTAACAGCAAGAGCAGACAGGCTCGATATGCGGGCCGGTATGGAATTAGGAGCCGATGATTATCTTGTCAAACCTTGCCTGCCGGCGGAACTGCTCAAGGCCATTACAATTCGCCTAGAAAAACAGCAGCGCCAGCAACAATATTATCTTAACAACATCAAACAACCAAAAGTTATTGCCGAGCCGATTGATTGCGATCCTTTAACAGAATTGCCCACGCGAGTATCACTGGAAAATTTGTTTCAACGATTTATCCAAAAAGTTTATGGAACTTATTCACCGGTTTTTTTGCCGCCAAATTCCTCTCAAAAAGTCCCGATTTTTTGCTTGGGTTTAGAGCGATTTAATCGCATTAATGATAGCTTGGGATACGAAATGGGTGATTTTTTGCTAAAGTCTTTCGCCTTGCGATTGTCTGAAAGCGTCGGGGATAGCGGCATTGTGGCCCGCTTAAATGGTGATCAGTTTGCGGTCATTTTATCCCCCGTCAAAAACAAAGAAACTGCGGCTCAAAAAGCACAAATCATCCAAAACCACTTAAGCCTTCCTTTTCAAGTTCACAACACCCAAGTTTTTATTACGGCTAGTATTGGAATAGCCTTCTATCCCGACAACGGACAAGACATTGATAAACTGCTGCAATTAGCAAAAAAAGCTATGAATTATGCAAGGCGGCAAGGAGGCAACCGCTGCGAAATTTATAGCCCAACTTTTGCCAGCGATACAGATGATTGGTTAGCCTTAGAAACCGATTTGCGCTATGCAATTGACCGTGAGGAATTGCGCCTACATTATCAACCGCAAGTTAGCTTACAAACCGGTCAAATTGTCGGCTGCGAAGCCTTATTGCGCTGGTATCATCCAGAACGAGGCTTGATTTCACCGGCTAAATTTATCCCCATTGCCGAACAAACCGGCATCATAGAAGTGATTGGAGAATGGGTACTAAAAACCGCTTGCCGACAACTTAAACAATGGCATGAAAATAACTTTAAATTTTTGCGCGTTGGTGTCAATTTATCAGGCCGGCAATTTACCCAACCCAACCTCTGCGAACGCATTGCGGCTATTTTAGAAGAAAGCGGCATCCATCCAAAGTATCTCGATTTAGAATTAACTGAA
Protein-coding regions in this window:
- a CDS encoding EAL domain-containing response regulator encodes the protein MAKILVIEDELSIRENILELLDMREFDVIGAENGSVGLKMAMEQSPDLIICDVTMPEMDGYSVLKALRENPSTANIPFIFLTARADRLDMRAGMELGADDYLVKPCLPAELLKAITIRLEKQQRQQQYYLNNIKQPKVIAEPIDCDPLTELPTRVSLENLFQRFIQKVYGTYSPVFLPPNSSQKVPIFCLGLERFNRINDSLGYEMGDFLLKSFALRLSESVGDSGIVARLNGDQFAVILSPVKNKETAAQKAQIIQNHLSLPFQVHNTQVFITASIGIAFYPDNGQDIDKLLQLAKKAMNYARRQGGNRCEIYSPTFASDTDDWLALETDLRYAIDREELRLHYQPQVSLQTGQIVGCEALLRWYHPERGLISPAKFIPIAEQTGIIEVIGEWVLKTACRQLKQWHENNFKFLRVGVNLSGRQFTQPNLCERIAAILEESGIHPKYLDLELTESSLVQNAELATRRLQAIKSIGVKISIDDFGTGYSSLSYLQKFPFDILKIDQCFINNISDNPKNTAITTALILMAHQMNLKVIAEGVETPGQLDFLCRHNCDEMQGYLFGKPVSASEFQQLLSANKCLQLP